The following coding sequences are from one Paramormyrops kingsleyae isolate MSU_618 chromosome 21, PKINGS_0.4, whole genome shotgun sequence window:
- the LOC111849422 gene encoding claudin-18-like isoform X1, protein MASTMIQTSGFILGLLGVVATIAATGMNNWSSQDREGDVVTSVYSYKGLWQTCVVETSGFTECRPFYTILGLPGTFQAVRALMIVGIVLGAIGILISICSLKCIRMGAMEDGVKANMTLTAGIMFIVAGICGISGASVYANQIVSSFMMTTYNPQMGGMGGMGGMGGMGGMGGNLAPRYTFGPALFVAWVGGAVLLLGGVLKCLAFKGLMPEKSRYNAVAYKAPPQNQHMYEDSRAEDDRREKHFV, encoded by the exons ATGGCCTCCACCATGATCCAGACCTCCGGCTTCATCCTGGGCCTGCTCGGGGTGGTCGCCACCATCGCCGCCACCGGCATGAACAACTGGAGCAGCCAGGACCGCGAGGGCGACGTGGTCACCTCCGTCTACTCCTACAAGGGCTTGTGGCAGACCTGCGTAGTGGAAACCTCTGGCTTCACAGAGTGTCGGCCGTTCTACACCATCCTCGGGCTGCCAG GTACCTTCCAGGCGGTGAGGGCCCTGATGATCGTGGGCATTGTCCTGGGTGCCATTGGCATCCTCATCTCTATCTGCTCCCTGAAGTGCATCCGCATGGGCGCCATGGAGGACGGCGTCAAGGCCAACATGACCCTCACGGCGGGCATCATGTTCATCGTCGCCG GGATCTGTGGCATCAGCGGGGCCTCGGTCTACGCCAACCAGATAGTCAGCAGCTTCATGATGACCACATATAACCCCCAGATGGGCGGAATGGGAGGAATGGGCGGAATGGGAGGAATGGGCGGCATGGGAGGAAACCTCGCCCCCAG GTACACCTTTGGGCCCGCCCTTTTCGTAGCCTGGGTGGGAGGGGCTGTGCTGCTGCTCGGCGGCGTTTTGAAGTGCCTGGCATTTAAAGGGTTAATGCCGGAAAAGTCACG CTATAATGCTGTAGCGTACAAGGCCCCGCCCCAGAACCAGCACATGTATGAGGACTCCAGGGCTGAAGATGACAGGCGGGAAAAGCATTTCGTTTAA
- the LOC111849422 gene encoding claudin-18-like isoform X2 has protein sequence MAATMIQLIGFMFSTLGLFLICAACALDMWQVQDRSFTLVTSVYTFSGLWHSCVASAYGSTQCRPFYTILGLPGTFQAVRALMIVGIVLGAIGILISICSLKCIRMGAMEDGVKANMTLTAGIMFIVAGICGISGASVYANQIVSSFMMTTYNPQMGGMGGMGGMGGMGGMGGNLAPRYTFGPALFVAWVGGAVLLLGGVLKCLAFKGLMPEKSRYNAVAYKAPPQNQHMYEDSRAEDDRREKHFV, from the exons ATGGCCGCCACCATGATCCAGTTAATTGGGTTCATGTTTTCGACTCTGGGGCTATTTTTGATCTGTGCTGCCTGCGCTCTGGACATGTGGCAAGTACAGGACCGTTCCTTCACGCTGGTGACTAGCGTATACACCTTCTCTGGACTGTGGCACTCGTGTGTGGCGTCTGCCTATGGGTCCACTCAGTGCCGGCCATTCTACACCATCCTCGGACTTCCAG GTACCTTCCAGGCGGTGAGGGCCCTGATGATCGTGGGCATTGTCCTGGGTGCCATTGGCATCCTCATCTCTATCTGCTCCCTGAAGTGCATCCGCATGGGCGCCATGGAGGACGGCGTCAAGGCCAACATGACCCTCACGGCGGGCATCATGTTCATCGTCGCCG GGATCTGTGGCATCAGCGGGGCCTCGGTCTACGCCAACCAGATAGTCAGCAGCTTCATGATGACCACATATAACCCCCAGATGGGCGGAATGGGAGGAATGGGCGGAATGGGAGGAATGGGCGGCATGGGAGGAAACCTCGCCCCCAG GTACACCTTTGGGCCCGCCCTTTTCGTAGCCTGGGTGGGAGGGGCTGTGCTGCTGCTCGGCGGCGTTTTGAAGTGCCTGGCATTTAAAGGGTTAATGCCGGAAAAGTCACG CTATAATGCTGTAGCGTACAAGGCCCCGCCCCAGAACCAGCACATGTATGAGGACTCCAGGGCTGAAGATGACAGGCGGGAAAAGCATTTCGTTTAA